The following proteins come from a genomic window of Candidatus Zixiibacteriota bacterium:
- a CDS encoding YifB family Mg chelatase-like AAA ATPase, which yields MLAKVYSSATLGVNAYLVEVEADIQQQLPLFVTVGLPDGAVRESKERVTAAIKNSDFIFPSKKITINLAPADIRKEGSAFDLPIAVGILAATGQILKDSFDDFVILGELSLDGAVRAVPGVLPMAMQVRKNNGIRGIIVPKDNASEAAMASGLNVYPVATLKEAVQFLEDPTSIKPFELDIASVFSSSRHYDVDFSDVKGQESAKRALEVAAAGGHNIIMIGPPGSGKTMLARRLPTILPDITLEEALETTKIHSVAGILPGNTALIATRPFRSPHHTVSDAGLIGGGRIPKPGEVSLAHHGVLFLDEIAEFHKDALEVLRQPMEDGHVTLSRAMTSLTYPASFMLAAAMNPCPCGYFGDSSHECNCTTAGIQRYMSRISGPLMDRIDIHINVPSVKFKELSAESSGEKSESIRNRVNKARRIQLERFAGEKKIFCNAHMQSKDLRTYCPIDEKSKSLLNLAITRQGLSARAYDRIIKVARTIADLEGAAEVDVAHIAESIHYRSLDRSLWL from the coding sequence CCGATATACAGCAGCAACTTCCACTATTCGTAACGGTCGGGCTTCCCGATGGGGCTGTGCGGGAGTCGAAAGAAAGGGTCACCGCCGCTATAAAGAACTCTGATTTCATATTTCCCTCCAAGAAGATTACTATCAATCTGGCTCCGGCCGATATTCGCAAAGAGGGGTCGGCTTTTGACCTGCCTATCGCCGTGGGGATTCTCGCCGCGACCGGACAGATACTTAAAGACAGCTTTGACGATTTTGTGATTCTGGGAGAGCTCTCTCTGGATGGCGCAGTGCGGGCTGTTCCGGGGGTGTTGCCGATGGCAATGCAGGTGAGAAAGAACAACGGGATACGGGGGATTATCGTGCCGAAGGACAATGCCTCGGAGGCAGCGATGGCAAGTGGTCTTAATGTGTATCCGGTCGCTACCTTGAAAGAAGCGGTGCAGTTTCTGGAAGACCCAACCTCGATTAAGCCATTTGAACTGGACATCGCCTCCGTCTTTTCATCGTCTCGACATTATGATGTCGACTTTTCGGATGTCAAAGGGCAGGAATCAGCAAAGCGAGCGCTGGAGGTTGCCGCCGCCGGAGGACATAATATTATTATGATTGGTCCTCCCGGGTCGGGGAAGACCATGCTGGCGCGCCGCTTGCCGACCATTCTACCTGATATTACTCTCGAAGAGGCGCTGGAGACAACCAAGATTCATTCGGTAGCAGGGATTCTGCCGGGAAACACCGCCCTTATTGCCACCAGGCCGTTCCGCTCGCCGCATCATACTGTCTCTGACGCCGGTTTAATTGGCGGGGGAAGAATTCCCAAGCCGGGCGAGGTCTCACTGGCTCATCACGGGGTGCTCTTTCTGGATGAAATCGCCGAGTTCCATAAGGATGCTCTGGAAGTGCTTCGTCAGCCGATGGAAGATGGACATGTAACCCTTTCACGAGCGATGACATCGCTGACCTATCCCGCTTCATTTATGCTGGCGGCGGCGATGAACCCCTGCCCCTGCGGATACTTTGGAGACAGTTCGCATGAATGCAACTGCACCACCGCCGGCATTCAGCGGTATATGTCGCGGATTTCAGGTCCCTTGATGGATAGAATCGATATCCATATCAACGTTCCCTCTGTGAAATTCAAAGAGCTCTCGGCGGAATCATCAGGAGAGAAGTCGGAATCGATTCGCAATCGGGTCAATAAGGCGCGGCGGATTCAGCTGGAGCGGTTCGCCGGAGAGAAAAAGATTTTCTGCAATGCCCATATGCAGTCGAAAGATTTAAGAACCTATTGTCCCATCGATGAAAAATCGAAATCTCTGCTGAATCTGGCGATAACCCGTCAGGGACTTTCGGCGCGGGCTTACGACCGCATAATTAAAGTAGCGCGGACCATAGCCGACCTCGAAGGGGCGGCGGAGGTCGACGTCGCCCATATCGCCGAGTCCATTCATTATCGCTCACTGGATCGCTCGCTCTGGCTGTAA